One Dreissena polymorpha isolate Duluth1 chromosome 9, UMN_Dpol_1.0, whole genome shotgun sequence genomic window carries:
- the LOC127846239 gene encoding uncharacterized protein LOC127846239 has protein sequence MADGGREPTNKDLMDCMNALGVRIGAMERKLGVLDNLEVKVMDFDKELKKIWLALDDRVKRTDARVMSLEERVDYADVGAAQMAEKVAMLEKQREELRDDVAHLKSQSMRNNLVFTIIQEDNSTVNETAETTETKLRNHLQEKLKIAKDIADTIRFERVHRSPGQPVSGKIRNIVAKFTFFKDREMFPPEVVEKRRKLVPKIKDAKKEGKRSWIVYDTLYVDGKPVKQ, from the exons ATGGCAGACGGAGGCCGCGAGCCGACTAACAAGGATCTTATGGATTGCATGAACGCATTAGGCGTTAGAATAGGAGCCATGGAGCGTAAGCTCGGTGTCCTCGATAACCTGGAGGTAAAAGTTATGGACTTTGACAAAGAGCTCAAGAAAATTTGGTTGGCGTTGGACGACCGCGTAAAACGCACCGATGCGCGAGTTATGTCGCTAGAAGAGCGAGTGGATTACGCAGACGTCGGGGCGGCGCAGATGGCCGAGAAGGTGGCTATGCTGGAGAAACAGCGGGAGGAGCTGCGGGACGACGTTGCGCACCTGAAATCGCAATCCATGCGGAACAACCTAGTGTTCACAATTATCCAAGAGGACAACTCCACCGTCAACGAGACGGCGGAAACTACGGAAACAAAGTTACGTAATCATTTACAAGAGAAACTAAAAATTGCAAAGGACATTGCAGACACGATCCGCTTTGAGCGCGTTCATCGTTCACCGGGACAGCCAGTTTCCGGTAAGATTCGCAACATCGTTGCCAAATTTACATTTTTCAAGGACCGGGAGATG TTCCCACCGGAAGTGGTTGAAAAGCGCCGAAAGTTAGTGCCTAAAATAAAGGACGCCAAAAAAGAGGGAAAACGATCTTGGATCGTGTACGATACCCTGTACGTGGACGGTAAACCAGTGAAACAGTAG